The genomic region TCGCCCCCACGCGCGAGCTCGCGACGCAGATCGCCGCGACCCTCGAGCCGCTCGCGGACGCCTACAACCTCACGACGACCACCATCTTCGGCGGCGTCAGCCAGAAGCGACAGGTGGATGCCCTGCGCGCCGGCGTCGACATCCTCGTCGCGTGCCCCGGCCGGCTCGACGACCTCATGAAACAGGGTCTCGTCTCGCTCGACGCCGTGGAGATCACGGTGCTCGACGAGGCCGACCACATGGCCGACCTGGGCTTCCTTCCCGTCGTGACGCGCATCCTGGACAAGACCCCGACGGGCGGGCAGCGCATGCTGTTCTCAGCCACGCTGGACAACGGCGTCGACAAGGTCGTGAAGCGTTTCCTGCAGTCCCCCGTGATGCACTCCGTTGACGACGAGACCAGCCACGTCGACCGCATGACGCATCACGTGTTCGAGGTCGCCGACCTCGACGCGAAGAACGACCTGGTGAAGGCGCTCGCCTCCGGCAAGGGCCGGAGCATTCTGTTCATGCGCACCAAGCACCACGCGAAGCGGCTGGCCAAGAAGCTGACCGAGCAGGGCATTCCGGCGGTCGACCTGCACGGCAACCTGTCGCAGCCGCAGCGCGACCGCAACCTCGCCGCGTTCGGCGACGGTAGCGTGCGCGTCATGGTGGCCACGGATGTCGCGGCTCGCGGCGTGCACATCGACGACGTCGAGCTCGTGGTGCATGTCGACCCGCCGACCGAGCACAAGGCCTACCTGCACCGCTCGGGCCGCACAGCCCGCGCCGGCGCGACCGGCGACGTCGTGACCATCATGCTGCCGACCCAGCGCGGCGACGTGCGCGACGTGCTGCGCAAGGCGGCGATCGCGGCGACCCCGCTCGCGGTGTCGGCGACCTCCTCACAGGTGACGACGCTCGTCGGCGAGCCCGCACCGTACGTGAAGCCGGCGCCGAAGGTGCAGCAGCAGCGGCAGCCGTCGCGCAAGCCCGCCGGGCAGGGCGCAGGCGGTCGTGGCGGCGAGCGCGGCACAGCTGGTTCGCGCGGCGGGGCGGGCAACGCCTCGTCACGCGCGGGTTCTCGTGAGGATGCCGCGGGTTCGGCCCAGCGTTCGGGCGGCGGTCGCCGGCGTGGGCGCGGCGCAGGCGGCGGTCAGCAGCAGACGGGCGGGCGCTCGGCTCAGCAGACGAGCGGAGGACGCGGTGGGCAGGCTGCCGCCGGCCGCTCCGAGCGTGCGTCCGGGCGCGAACAGCAGGCATCCGGTCGCGGGCAGCAGTCGTCGCGCTCGTCGCGTACGACCGGTGGTGCGAACAACTCGTCGTCGGGCCGCAGCGGTCAGTCGATCGGTGCGCGCACGGGCATCCGGGTCGGCGACGTCGTGCGCGGCAACGGCAGCACCTCGCGCGGCCGCGGACCGCGTCGCGCCCAGGGCTGACGCGGCAGACGCCTGCTCGGTCAGACGGGGCGGCGGCCCGACGCGACGATCGCGGTCGACGGAAGGTCGAGCATCCCTCGCCCATCGACGATCGCCTCGAACGCATCGCGCATGCGCGACTGCGTGGGCCTCGGCTGCGCCAGGTACGTCGTGCCGATGCCCGCGATGCCGGCCTCGACGCCGAGCCAGAGTGATTCGGGTGTCGCGCTGAAGGTCCACGCCGTCTCGGTCGCCGTGACCTGGTCGAGTCCCGCTTCGGTCAGCAGGCCGGCCACGCCCCGTTCGCTGCGCTCGAAGTCGTCCTCGGGCGGCAGTCGCAACCCTGACGGACGCGCGGCGCCCGACCTTTCGATGACGTCGTTCCACAGCGCGTTGAACGCCGACACCGGTTCCGACGGCCAGATCGTCACCGCGATGACACCGCCGGGCCGTGTGACGCGTGCGAGCTCGCGCACGCCGGTCAGTGGCACCGCGAGGTGGTTCACCACGAAGTTCGCGACGGATGCGTCGAACGACTCGTCCGCGTACGGCAGCGCGAGCAGATCCGCTCGCTCGAAGCGGATGCCGTCGCCCCCCGGCTGCGCGGCCGCATAGTCGACCATGTCCTGCGCGGCATCCACCGCGGTGACGTCGAAGCCCGCCTGCGCGAGGGCCGCGGCGGCGCGGCCCGTTCCGGTGCCGGCGTCGAGAACGTGCGGGACGGCATCCGCGGAGGGCAGACATCCGATCAGCGCGGCAATCGCGCCTTCGCAGAGCCGAGCGAACGATGCGTCGTATGC from Humibacter ginsenosidimutans harbors:
- a CDS encoding DEAD/DEAH box helicase; the encoded protein is MTSFSELGVPAPLVAALAAEGKTEAFPIQVDTLPDTLAGRDVLGRGKTGSGKTIAFALPIAARLGTTLAGGRRRASHPLALVLAPTRELATQIAATLEPLADAYNLTTTTIFGGVSQKRQVDALRAGVDILVACPGRLDDLMKQGLVSLDAVEITVLDEADHMADLGFLPVVTRILDKTPTGGQRMLFSATLDNGVDKVVKRFLQSPVMHSVDDETSHVDRMTHHVFEVADLDAKNDLVKALASGKGRSILFMRTKHHAKRLAKKLTEQGIPAVDLHGNLSQPQRDRNLAAFGDGSVRVMVATDVAARGVHIDDVELVVHVDPPTEHKAYLHRSGRTARAGATGDVVTIMLPTQRGDVRDVLRKAAIAATPLAVSATSSQVTTLVGEPAPYVKPAPKVQQQRQPSRKPAGQGAGGRGGERGTAGSRGGAGNASSRAGSREDAAGSAQRSGGGRRRGRGAGGGQQQTGGRSAQQTSGGRGGQAAAGRSERASGREQQASGRGQQSSRSSRTTGGANNSSSGRSGQSIGARTGIRVGDVVRGNGSTSRGRGPRRAQG
- a CDS encoding class I SAM-dependent methyltransferase, producing the protein MATDWVGTASAYDASFARLCEGAIAALIGCLPSADAVPHVLDAGTGTGRAAAALAQAGFDVTAVDAAQDMVDYAAAQPGGDGIRFERADLLALPYADESFDASVANFVVNHLAVPLTGVRELARVTRPGGVIAVTIWPSEPVSAFNALWNDVIERSGAARPSGLRLPPEDDFERSERGVAGLLTEAGLDQVTATETAWTFSATPESLWLGVEAGIAGIGTTYLAQPRPTQSRMRDAFEAIVDGRGMLDLPSTAIVASGRRPV